The Dehalogenimonas sp. 4OHTPN genome window below encodes:
- a CDS encoding DAK2 domain-containing protein codes for MSAHATMSGQEMRDMLAAAAAWLEKSASDIDALNVFPVPDGDCGTNMLLTLRSAVEEAGKVSAADIGAMSGAVAKGALMGARGNSGVISSQIWRGVAMVFKDKEAATASDWAAAWTQSVETAYKGLSNPVEGTILTVLKDVAAAARASAEKDESIVHLIEQSMNAACESVARTPSLLPALRDAGVVDAGGQGLYTVLEGMLHFLRGETEQMQFKKSHVIASSVPVSAKAVRLSPTDEEPFGYCTEFLLKGENLELEKIRARLKRKGQSLIVVGDASTIRVHIHAIAPGRVLNYVTKLGTVHKVSIRNMDEQHEDFLALQKDRQPMIDIAIVAIVAGDGFADVFASLGAAGIVPGGQTMNPSTKEIYQAVEAAASDKVIILPNNKNIIPAAEQVKHLSGKTLAIIPTESLPQGVAALLAFDYEADFDTNVSRMNDAKAHVRTVEITHAVRDTKINGFVIKKHQAIGLLDGHLAAVDEVSDKVLADLLAKSDLSRVEVMTLYYGANTTEAAARAMADSLAVKYPGRQVEVVSGGQPHYDYIVSLE; via the coding sequence ATGTCAGCCCACGCGACCATGTCCGGACAGGAAATGCGCGATATGCTGGCCGCCGCCGCCGCCTGGCTGGAAAAAAGCGCTTCCGATATTGATGCCCTGAACGTTTTCCCGGTGCCTGACGGAGACTGCGGCACCAATATGCTCCTCACTCTCCGCTCCGCCGTGGAAGAAGCCGGAAAAGTCTCCGCCGCCGACATTGGCGCCATGTCAGGCGCTGTTGCCAAGGGAGCTCTCATGGGCGCGCGTGGCAATTCAGGAGTCATTTCCTCGCAGATCTGGCGGGGCGTGGCCATGGTCTTCAAGGATAAAGAAGCGGCCACGGCCAGCGATTGGGCGGCAGCCTGGACACAGTCCGTTGAGACTGCTTACAAGGGCCTGTCAAATCCCGTTGAAGGCACTATCCTGACCGTCCTGAAAGATGTCGCCGCCGCCGCCCGGGCTTCGGCTGAGAAAGACGAATCGATCGTCCATTTGATTGAACAATCGATGAACGCCGCCTGTGAATCGGTCGCCCGGACGCCGAGCCTGCTGCCGGCGCTGCGGGATGCCGGAGTCGTTGACGCCGGCGGACAAGGCCTGTATACGGTACTGGAAGGCATGCTGCATTTCCTCCGGGGCGAGACCGAGCAGATGCAGTTCAAGAAATCACATGTTATCGCTTCATCAGTACCGGTGTCGGCCAAAGCGGTACGTTTATCTCCAACCGATGAAGAGCCTTTCGGTTACTGCACAGAGTTCCTCCTGAAAGGAGAGAACCTGGAACTGGAAAAGATCCGCGCCAGGCTCAAGCGCAAAGGTCAGTCGCTCATCGTCGTCGGCGATGCCTCGACTATCCGGGTCCATATTCATGCTATTGCACCGGGCAGGGTCCTGAATTACGTGACCAAGCTGGGCACAGTCCATAAGGTATCGATCCGGAATATGGACGAACAGCACGAGGATTTCCTGGCGCTTCAGAAAGACCGGCAGCCGATGATTGATATCGCTATTGTGGCTATCGTAGCGGGAGATGGCTTCGCCGATGTCTTTGCCTCCCTCGGCGCCGCGGGAATCGTCCCTGGGGGCCAAACGATGAATCCGTCCACCAAAGAGATCTATCAGGCGGTTGAAGCAGCCGCTTCTGATAAAGTCATCATATTGCCCAACAACAAAAACATCATTCCTGCCGCCGAGCAGGTCAAGCATCTTTCAGGCAAGACTCTGGCGATCATTCCCACCGAGAGCCTGCCCCAGGGCGTGGCGGCGCTGCTGGCGTTCGATTATGAAGCTGATTTTGATACCAACGTCAGCCGAATGAACGACGCCAAAGCTCACGTCCGGACGGTGGAGATTACCCATGCTGTCCGCGATACCAAAATCAACGGTTTTGTGATCAAGAAGCACCAGGCTATCGGCCTTCTGGACGGCCATCTGGCGGCGGTGGACGAAGTATCCGACAAAGTGCTGGCTGATCTGCTGGCTAAATCCGACCTTTCCAGGGTAGAAGTCATGACCCTGTATTACGGAGCCAACACCACCGAGGCGGCGGCGCGGGCCATGGCTGACAGCCTGGCGGTAAAATATCCGGGGCGTCAAGTAGAGGTCGTTTCCGGCGGCCAGCCGCATTACGATTATATTGTATCCCTGGAGTAA
- a CDS encoding DegV family protein → MRIKIITDSTADLPTDLVHDLGIAVVPVYVRFGNEVFRDGVDITQEEVYRRLLAGEVPPATSQPSPADFAAVYSELLKDHDQIISIHLSSKLSGTFNSALSGRDLLLEKARITVLDSLSLSMGLGLATVTAARLSLAGAGKEEIIESVRQTAPLTRILAMFDTLKYAFRSGRLGAAKSLIGGILNVKPLLTLRDGSFWPVGIARTRARALDTMVDLVRKTPDIADVAVVYATTPDEAETLKERLSAFVEKTRIHISQLGPALGAHGGPGIMAVFIRQQPAALPLV, encoded by the coding sequence ATGCGCATCAAGATCATCACCGATTCCACCGCAGATCTGCCGACAGACTTGGTACACGACCTGGGTATCGCCGTGGTACCGGTCTATGTCCGCTTCGGTAATGAAGTTTTCCGTGACGGCGTGGACATCACCCAGGAAGAGGTTTACCGCCGTCTGTTGGCTGGTGAAGTGCCGCCGGCCACTTCTCAGCCGTCTCCCGCCGACTTTGCCGCTGTCTACAGTGAACTGCTCAAAGACCACGACCAAATCATCTCCATTCACCTTTCCAGCAAGCTTTCAGGAACGTTCAACTCAGCGTTATCCGGGCGTGATCTGTTGCTTGAGAAAGCCCGCATCACCGTACTCGACTCTCTTTCGCTCTCCATGGGCCTGGGACTGGCTACGGTAACCGCGGCGCGCCTCTCCCTGGCAGGCGCCGGCAAAGAGGAGATAATTGAATCGGTCAGACAAACAGCGCCTTTAACCCGCATCCTTGCCATGTTTGACACCTTGAAGTACGCTTTCCGCAGCGGCCGGCTGGGTGCCGCAAAGTCGCTCATCGGCGGCATATTAAACGTTAAACCGCTGCTGACATTAAGGGATGGCTCATTCTGGCCGGTCGGTATTGCCCGGACTCGCGCCCGGGCGTTGGACACAATGGTCGATTTGGTAAGAAAGACCCCTGATATCGCCGATGTCGCCGTCGTCTACGCCACCACTCCGGACGAAGCCGAAACACTTAAGGAACGACTTTCGGCATTCGTTGAAAAGACACGAATCCACATTTCCCAGTTGGGACCGGCGTTGGGCGCCCACGGCGGACCGGGCATCATGGCCGTATTTATCAGGCAACAGCCGGCAGCCCTACCATTGGTGTAA
- the rpmB gene encoding 50S ribosomal protein L28, protein MKCDYCGKTPQYGHNVSHSKRRTNRRSEPNCHPARVLLDGKSTRLSLCTRCLRTLSKMAAA, encoded by the coding sequence ATGAAATGCGATTATTGCGGTAAAACCCCTCAATACGGCCATAACGTGTCCCATTCCAAACGGCGCACCAACCGCCGCTCTGAACCCAACTGCCATCCGGCGCGGGTTCTCCTGGACGGCAAATCCACCCGGTTGTCGCTGTGCACCCGCTGCCTGCGTACATTGTCAAAGATGGCCGCGGCTTAA
- a CDS encoding DegV family protein translates to MGVKIVTDSTSDLTPALAKEFGISVVPLTVSFGRESFLDRVEISTDEFYRRLAAEEIFPHTTQPSPNAFLNVYKKLCGDADGVLVITISKKLSGTFDSAVSAAQLLEKPSCRIEVVNSEVTAAALGLLAIWAAKKAAAGLGLDELKKAVTEQAACTKPVMAFDTLKYLARGGRIGKAQGLLGSLLSVKPVLTMSDGQVAPLTRVRSMNAAIDVLYNFAAGHRQIDEMAVEYATTPEMADALIDRLSDLHPRERIYRTTVSPVLGAYMGPSVLSVSVMGKT, encoded by the coding sequence ATGGGCGTCAAGATCGTTACCGACTCAACATCCGACCTCACACCGGCGCTGGCAAAAGAGTTTGGTATCAGCGTCGTACCGTTGACTGTGTCTTTCGGCCGCGAGTCTTTTCTGGACCGGGTCGAGATTTCCACCGATGAATTTTACCGCAGATTAGCCGCAGAAGAGATCTTTCCCCATACCACTCAGCCTTCACCCAATGCCTTTTTAAACGTTTATAAAAAGCTCTGCGGCGACGCTGATGGCGTCTTGGTCATCACCATTTCCAAAAAGCTGTCGGGAACATTTGATTCCGCCGTGTCCGCCGCCCAGCTTTTGGAAAAACCCAGTTGCCGCATCGAGGTAGTCAACTCGGAAGTCACCGCGGCAGCTCTGGGGTTACTGGCTATCTGGGCGGCTAAAAAGGCTGCCGCTGGCCTGGGGCTGGACGAATTAAAAAAAGCAGTGACCGAACAGGCTGCCTGCACCAAGCCGGTAATGGCCTTCGATACACTGAAATATCTGGCCCGAGGCGGCCGTATCGGCAAAGCTCAGGGACTGCTGGGTTCCTTGCTCTCGGTTAAACCCGTTCTGACGATGAGCGACGGTCAGGTGGCGCCGCTAACGCGGGTACGCTCAATGAATGCCGCCATAGATGTGCTGTACAATTTTGCCGCCGGCCACCGTCAAATTGACGAAATGGCCGTGGAATACGCCACCACGCCGGAGATGGCTGATGCACTGATAGACCGCCTGTCAGACCTTCACCCCAGGGAAAGGATCTACCGGACAACCGTCAGTCCGGTCTTAGGCGCCTACATGGGCCCCAGCGTGCTCTCGGTGTCTGTTATGGGCAAGACTTAG
- a CDS encoding aspartate aminotransferase family protein: protein MANWKELEKKYFMRTLVRAPLTIVKGQGSYVWDESGRKYLDFVAGWAVNSLGHCHPAVVEAVKSQVGELIQTSNHYYTIPQLQLAQLLVENSSLNKVFLCNSGAEATEGAVKLARRYGKLHLNGAYEVITATGSFHGRTLAMVSASGQLKHQQPYTPLPAGFINVAYDSIEAIMEATTSTVCAVMLEPVQGEGGVNVPSPNYLKEVRRWCDEKGIVLILDEIQTGIGRTGSLFAHQIYGIEPDVMTLAKGLGGGLPIGAIMAKDKFSVFTAGEHGSTFGGNPVTCAAAYAALAFIIENDIPRNAYDMGARLADGLKRIKERWPTLITEIRGKGLLLAVQFSEDIAKELTQKCLENGLLVNDVKPNALRLMPALNITEDEVEEALSLLEMALCRLRSCQG, encoded by the coding sequence ATGGCTAACTGGAAGGAACTGGAAAAAAAGTATTTCATGCGCACGCTGGTGCGGGCGCCGCTGACCATCGTCAAGGGTCAAGGCAGCTACGTCTGGGACGAATCCGGCCGTAAATACTTAGATTTCGTCGCCGGCTGGGCGGTCAATTCGCTCGGTCACTGCCACCCGGCGGTGGTCGAAGCCGTCAAAAGCCAGGTCGGTGAGCTAATCCAGACATCAAACCATTATTACACCATCCCGCAGCTGCAGTTGGCTCAGCTGCTGGTTGAAAACAGCTCCCTGAACAAAGTCTTCCTGTGCAACTCGGGCGCCGAAGCCACCGAGGGAGCCGTCAAGCTGGCGCGCCGCTACGGCAAGTTGCATCTAAACGGCGCCTACGAGGTCATTACCGCCACCGGCTCGTTCCACGGCCGGACGCTGGCCATGGTCTCCGCTTCCGGGCAGCTCAAACACCAGCAGCCCTACACCCCATTGCCCGCCGGCTTCATCAACGTGGCATACGACAGCATCGAAGCCATCATGGAGGCGACAACCAGCACCGTCTGCGCCGTGATGCTGGAACCTGTCCAGGGCGAAGGCGGCGTCAACGTTCCGTCGCCTAATTACCTTAAAGAAGTCCGCCGCTGGTGTGACGAAAAAGGCATCGTCCTGATTTTGGACGAAATCCAAACCGGCATCGGCCGAACTGGTTCACTTTTTGCCCACCAGATTTACGGGATTGAACCTGACGTGATGACCCTGGCCAAGGGACTGGGCGGCGGTTTGCCGATCGGCGCCATCATGGCCAAAGACAAGTTTTCGGTCTTTACCGCCGGCGAGCACGGTTCAACTTTCGGCGGCAACCCGGTGACCTGCGCCGCAGCCTACGCCGCGCTGGCTTTCATAATTGAAAACGATATTCCCCGCAACGCATACGATATGGGAGCCCGACTTGCCGATGGACTCAAGCGCATTAAAGAGCGCTGGCCGACACTGATCACTGAAATCCGCGGCAAAGGTTTGCTCCTGGCGGTTCAGTTCTCCGAAGATATCGCCAAGGAACTGACGCAGAAATGTCTTGAGAACGGCCTTCTGGTAAACGATGTCAAGCCAAATGCCCTCAGGCTGATGCCGGCGCTCAACATTACCGAGGATGAAGTCGAAGAAGCGCTAAGCCTCCTCGAGATGGCTTTATGCCGACTGCGCTCCTGCCAGGGATAA
- the argH gene encoding argininosuccinate lyase, whose product MSHVRSRFDKPADELVIKYTTSLPFDWRLYREDIRGSIAHARMLAKQGIIDPEDALAMIKGLVEIELEITDGKFEFKPEMEDIHMAIEARLKAKIGEAAGRLHTARSRNDQVATDLRLYLKDVLTWTIESTKTLQEAFVGLAEKHIGVALPGYTHLQPAQPILLAHHYLAYFEMFQRDRERLADCLERTDVMPLGSGALAGVAYDIDRGFVARELGFRSISRNSLDAVSDRDFVVEFMAAASLAMMHLSRLSEELVIWSGMEFGFIEIDDAYATGSSIMPQKKNPDVAELCRGKTGRVYGHLMGLLTTLKGLPLAYNRDLQEDKEAVFDTADTLLLSLKVAAGMIRTIKVRPDRMLTSVDRSYLLATDLADYLVKKGESFRNAHGIVARLVSHCAKEGKTFPDLALDAYRQFSPLFGEDVFNLGVDTSIDSKDNPGGTARRRVNEAIVAAKELLAES is encoded by the coding sequence ATGAGTCACGTTCGAAGCCGTTTCGACAAACCCGCTGACGAACTGGTCATCAAATATACTACTTCTTTGCCGTTTGACTGGCGGCTGTATCGCGAAGATATCCGCGGTTCTATTGCCCATGCCAGGATGCTGGCCAAGCAGGGGATTATCGACCCGGAAGACGCTCTGGCAATGATCAAAGGTCTCGTCGAGATTGAACTGGAAATCACCGACGGCAAGTTCGAGTTCAAGCCGGAGATGGAAGACATACATATGGCCATCGAAGCGCGCCTCAAAGCTAAAATCGGCGAAGCCGCCGGGCGCCTGCATACCGCCAGATCCCGTAACGACCAGGTTGCTACCGACCTGCGGCTTTACTTGAAAGACGTGCTGACCTGGACCATCGAGTCAACTAAAACGCTCCAGGAGGCTTTTGTTGGCCTGGCCGAAAAACATATTGGCGTTGCCCTGCCCGGCTACACCCATCTCCAACCCGCCCAGCCGATACTGCTGGCTCACCACTACCTGGCCTACTTCGAAATGTTCCAGCGCGACCGGGAACGCTTGGCTGACTGCCTGGAGCGTACCGATGTCATGCCGCTGGGGTCCGGCGCGCTTGCCGGCGTAGCTTACGACATCGACCGTGGGTTTGTCGCCAGGGAACTTGGATTTAGATCCATCAGCCGGAATAGCCTTGATGCCGTGTCCGATCGGGATTTTGTGGTTGAGTTTATGGCGGCGGCTTCTCTGGCGATGATGCACCTTTCCAGGCTATCCGAAGAACTGGTCATCTGGAGCGGCATGGAGTTCGGCTTCATTGAGATAGATGATGCCTATGCTACCGGTTCTTCCATTATGCCGCAGAAGAAAAATCCTGACGTGGCTGAGCTCTGCCGTGGCAAGACCGGCCGGGTCTACGGTCACCTGATGGGGCTGTTGACGACGCTCAAAGGCTTGCCCCTGGCCTACAACCGCGATCTCCAGGAGGATAAGGAGGCAGTTTTCGACACTGCCGATACGCTCCTGCTGTCACTTAAGGTGGCCGCCGGTATGATACGAACGATCAAAGTGCGGCCCGACAGGATGTTAACGTCGGTCGACCGCAGCTACCTGTTGGCCACCGACCTGGCCGACTACCTGGTGAAGAAGGGCGAGAGCTTCCGAAACGCGCACGGAATCGTCGCTCGGCTGGTCAGCCACTGCGCCAAAGAAGGCAAGACCTTCCCGGACCTTGCCCTGGATGCCTACAGACAGTTTTCGCCGCTCTTCGGCGAGGACGTATTCAACCTTGGCGTTGACACCTCGATTGATTCTAAAGACAACCCCGGCGGCACGGCCAGGCGGCGGGTTAATGAGGCAATTGTGGCGGCGAAAGAGCTACTGGCTGAATCTTGA
- the recG gene encoding ATP-dependent DNA helicase RecG, which produces MSQSLEKLKAVISLEKKKGCLDTAVIGGLDKFLANWASETSAGIVNRTQLSRFNKFISAFDYAGSPAAARSAALDRLVEFAEELEAAAKVTSAGKVSSESVEPAFTVAESAPKYRLKQVSVKKAAGPPVTSLELPVNAFKGVSDATAAKLKKLGIENVRDLLYHFPARHVDYSRTAKISSLSPGPDQTIVANVWEVRLTTPGGRRSTEAILGDETGNIRALWFNNPYLVRQIKNGDRLVISGRVSAWKGMLVFESPEWEKLEEKELVHTGRLVPVYPLTAGLYPRALRKLMKEVVDGFTPALEDYLPADIKDRRRLADLPQAVTQAHFPADEPSYNAARMRLAFDELFFLQLGVLARKRAWQHSQPAASITADQVLLTRFVDSLPFKLTGAQRRSLDEILADLKRTEAMSRLLQGEVGSGKTVVATAAILIAVNAGFQAAFMAPTEILAEQHFRSVTAMLDRLAVQKQHSDHSVSYFGIMPDRPLTVALLIGDAKESGKSAVRDLVRNGGIDLIIGTHALIQKSMRFKRLGAAVIDEQHRFGVEQRQSLRQKGSNPHILVMTATPIPRTLALTLYGDLDLSVIDELPPGRQIIKTRWLKPEQRGSAYAFIKKQLAMKQQAFIVCPLVEESEAVQARAATAEYENLKMEVFPEYRLGLLHGRLTAAEKDSVMGAFKDGKLDILVSTPVIEVGIDVPNATVMLIESADRFGLSQLHQFRGRVGRGTEQSYCMLLAENPSDVANARLGVIEKTQDGFVLAEEDLKLRGPGEFFGTRQSGLPDLKMAKLSDVPILEMAREEATRLFEDDPRLQNPEHRALYKELIRIWPQTGEWS; this is translated from the coding sequence ATGTCTCAGTCTCTGGAAAAACTGAAAGCCGTTATCAGCCTTGAAAAGAAGAAAGGTTGCCTGGATACGGCCGTCATCGGGGGGCTGGATAAGTTCCTGGCTAACTGGGCTTCGGAGACTTCGGCAGGCATTGTCAACCGGACTCAATTATCCCGGTTCAATAAATTTATCAGCGCTTTTGACTACGCCGGTTCACCAGCCGCGGCGCGATCCGCCGCTCTCGACCGGCTGGTCGAGTTCGCCGAAGAGTTAGAGGCGGCGGCTAAGGTTACTAGCGCCGGTAAGGTATCGTCGGAATCAGTTGAGCCGGCATTTACCGTAGCTGAATCCGCTCCGAAATACAGGCTCAAACAGGTCTCGGTCAAAAAAGCGGCAGGTCCCCCGGTAACGTCCCTGGAATTGCCGGTTAACGCTTTCAAAGGCGTTTCTGACGCCACCGCCGCCAAGTTGAAAAAACTTGGTATCGAGAACGTCCGCGATCTGCTGTATCATTTCCCAGCCCGCCACGTTGATTACTCCCGTACCGCCAAGATTTCGTCTTTGTCACCCGGCCCGGATCAGACCATCGTCGCCAATGTCTGGGAGGTGCGGCTGACCACTCCAGGCGGCCGCAGGTCCACTGAGGCGATCCTTGGCGACGAGACCGGTAATATCCGTGCCCTGTGGTTCAACAATCCTTATCTGGTTCGGCAGATCAAGAACGGCGACCGCCTGGTAATTTCCGGCCGGGTGAGCGCGTGGAAGGGTATGTTGGTTTTCGAATCGCCGGAATGGGAGAAACTGGAGGAAAAAGAACTCGTCCACACAGGGCGATTAGTGCCGGTCTATCCCTTGACCGCCGGCCTTTACCCGCGAGCCCTGCGAAAATTGATGAAAGAGGTGGTGGACGGCTTCACCCCGGCGCTGGAGGACTACCTGCCCGCCGATATTAAAGACCGAAGGCGACTGGCCGATCTGCCGCAAGCCGTGACCCAGGCCCATTTTCCGGCCGACGAACCGTCTTACAATGCGGCCAGGATGCGTCTTGCCTTCGATGAATTGTTCTTCCTCCAGCTCGGCGTGTTAGCGCGCAAACGCGCCTGGCAGCATTCACAACCCGCGGCGAGCATCACTGCCGACCAGGTACTGCTCACCCGATTCGTTGATTCACTTCCGTTCAAACTCACCGGTGCCCAGCGGCGGTCACTCGACGAGATACTGGCCGATCTCAAACGCACCGAAGCCATGAGCCGTCTGCTTCAGGGCGAGGTCGGCTCAGGCAAAACGGTAGTAGCCACTGCTGCGATTCTTATAGCTGTCAATGCCGGTTTCCAGGCGGCCTTCATGGCCCCGACGGAGATTTTGGCCGAGCAACACTTCCGCTCGGTGACCGCCATGCTCGATCGCCTGGCGGTGCAGAAGCAGCACAGTGACCATTCAGTCAGTTATTTTGGCATCATGCCGGATCGGCCGCTCACCGTGGCATTACTCATCGGTGACGCCAAGGAGTCAGGCAAGTCAGCCGTCCGCGACCTGGTGAGAAACGGTGGCATCGACCTGATCATCGGCACCCACGCTCTGATTCAGAAATCGATGAGGTTCAAGAGACTGGGCGCAGCTGTTATTGATGAGCAGCACCGCTTCGGCGTGGAGCAGCGGCAAAGTCTGCGGCAGAAAGGCAGCAATCCGCACATCCTTGTGATGACGGCTACGCCGATACCTCGAACGCTGGCGCTCACCTTATACGGCGATCTCGATCTTTCTGTCATTGACGAACTGCCGCCGGGACGCCAAATCATCAAGACCCGGTGGCTCAAACCGGAGCAGCGGGGCAGCGCCTACGCCTTCATCAAGAAACAGCTCGCTATGAAACAGCAAGCCTTCATCGTCTGCCCGCTGGTGGAGGAGTCGGAAGCCGTGCAGGCACGGGCCGCTACCGCCGAATACGAAAACCTTAAAATGGAGGTCTTTCCGGAATACCGGCTCGGCCTGTTGCACGGCCGTTTGACCGCCGCGGAGAAAGACTCGGTCATGGGCGCCTTTAAGGACGGCAAACTGGATATTCTCGTTTCGACACCGGTTATCGAGGTCGGCATTGACGTGCCCAACGCCACGGTGATGCTCATTGAGTCCGCCGACCGCTTCGGCCTGTCGCAGTTGCACCAGTTCCGCGGCCGGGTGGGCCGCGGTACCGAGCAGAGCTATTGCATGCTACTGGCCGAGAACCCGTCCGATGTCGCCAACGCCCGTTTGGGTGTTATTGAAAAGACCCAGGACGGCTTCGTGTTAGCTGAGGAAGACCTGAAACTCCGCGGCCCTGGCGAGTTTTTCGGCACCCGCCAGTCCGGTCTGCCGGACCTTAAGATGGCCAAACTCTCTGATGTCCCCATCCTCGAAATGGCTCGCGAGGAAGCCACACGTCTGTTCGAAGACGATCCCAGGCTGCAGAATCCGGAGCACCGCGCCCTGTATAAGGAACTAATCCGCATCTGGCCTCAGACGGGAGAGTGGAGTTAG
- the argB gene encoding acetylglutamate kinase has translation MPTTQRRENADNIVVVKLGGSVLGSRDTSLEDVARLKKEGYLPVVVHGGAAAVNNWLKRLNITPKIVQGERVTDKDTLDVVAAVLAGLVNKETVAMLLDLGIKAAGLSGVDAGMIRGRPRGADWGYMGDAARVDPSVIATLLKDGFVPVVSPVSLNNTDNPVRLLNINGDPVAGELAAALQAERLVFLTDVPGIKDSGGEVINTLSAAEAEYLVNSGVATGGMVPKIRAAVRASAAGTVTSIIDGRQPHILYNEITRGGSGTSISA, from the coding sequence ATGCCGACTACACAACGTAGAGAAAACGCCGACAATATCGTCGTCGTCAAACTCGGCGGCTCAGTCCTGGGCAGCCGCGACACCTCACTGGAAGATGTCGCCCGTCTCAAAAAAGAGGGTTATCTCCCGGTGGTCGTCCATGGCGGCGCGGCTGCTGTCAACAATTGGCTGAAACGCCTCAACATCACTCCGAAAATCGTCCAGGGCGAGCGCGTGACCGATAAGGACACGCTGGATGTAGTAGCGGCCGTCTTAGCCGGATTGGTCAATAAGGAAACGGTGGCCATGCTTCTCGACCTTGGGATCAAGGCGGCAGGCCTGTCCGGTGTTGACGCAGGAATGATCCGCGGTCGGCCCCGCGGTGCCGATTGGGGCTATATGGGCGATGCCGCGCGTGTCGATCCCTCCGTCATCGCCACTTTGCTGAAGGATGGCTTTGTACCGGTGGTGTCGCCGGTTTCGCTGAACAATACCGACAACCCGGTGCGCCTGCTTAACATCAATGGCGACCCGGTCGCCGGCGAACTGGCGGCAGCTCTCCAGGCGGAGCGGTTGGTCTTTCTCACCGACGTTCCGGGCATCAAGGACAGCGGCGGCGAAGTCATCAATACGTTATCCGCCGCCGAAGCGGAATACCTTGTAAATTCCGGCGTAGCTACTGGCGGCATGGTGCCCAAGATACGCGCGGCGGTCCGCGCTTCGGCGGCGGGCACGGTCACCAGCATCATCGACGGCAGGCAGCCTCATATTCTGTATAATGAGATCACCCGAGGCGGGTCCGGGACATCGATTTCCGCTTAG
- a CDS encoding argininosuccinate synthase, with protein sequence MADKVVLAYSGGIDTSAAIPWLKEHYGMDVITLTIDVGNERDFTVIRDKALKVGAVKALVVDARKEFVEDYIWKALAAGALYENEYPLATALGRPLIAKLLVDVALAEGAAAIAHGCTGKGNDQVRFDVATAALAPQLKVIAPAREWGMTRQQTIEYCRKYHIPLPVTARSPYSIDENLWGRSCECGVLEDPWTEPPADVFAWTREVKDTPEKPAYITIGFRRGVPITLNSRRLDGVAIVSALNEIAGAHGIGRIDHVENRLVGIKSREIYEAPAAVILLKAHAALEAMTLAKDQARFKAKVAQEYADLIYNGLWFSAHKTDLDAYIKNSQKYVTGTVRLKLERGGFRVVGRKSPYSLYSHGLATYETGDKFDASAAVGFIKIWGLPVRTQARAQTLKTE encoded by the coding sequence ATGGCTGATAAAGTAGTCCTGGCATATTCCGGCGGCATTGACACCTCGGCGGCCATCCCGTGGCTGAAAGAGCATTACGGCATGGACGTTATCACCCTGACTATTGACGTCGGCAACGAGCGTGATTTCACCGTCATCCGCGATAAGGCGCTCAAAGTCGGTGCCGTAAAAGCCCTGGTTGTGGACGCCAGGAAAGAATTTGTAGAGGATTATATCTGGAAGGCGCTGGCCGCCGGCGCCCTATACGAGAATGAGTACCCTTTGGCCACCGCCCTTGGCCGGCCGCTCATCGCCAAACTGCTGGTAGATGTCGCTCTGGCGGAAGGCGCTGCCGCCATCGCCCACGGCTGCACCGGCAAAGGCAATGACCAGGTGCGCTTTGACGTGGCTACAGCCGCCCTGGCGCCTCAATTGAAAGTCATCGCCCCTGCACGGGAATGGGGCATGACCCGCCAGCAAACCATCGAATACTGCAGGAAATACCACATTCCCCTGCCCGTAACCGCCCGCAGCCCTTACTCCATCGACGAAAATCTCTGGGGCCGGTCGTGCGAGTGCGGCGTGCTGGAAGACCCCTGGACGGAGCCCCCGGCTGATGTCTTTGCCTGGACTCGGGAGGTCAAGGACACGCCGGAGAAACCGGCTTACATCACTATCGGCTTCCGCCGCGGTGTGCCGATCACGTTGAATAGCCGCCGCCTGGACGGCGTCGCCATAGTATCGGCGCTTAATGAAATCGCCGGCGCCCACGGCATCGGGCGCATCGACCACGTCGAAAACCGACTCGTCGGTATCAAATCGAGAGAGATTTACGAAGCTCCGGCGGCTGTCATCCTGCTTAAAGCACACGCCGCGCTGGAAGCGATGACGCTGGCCAAGGACCAGGCGCGCTTCAAGGCTAAGGTAGCCCAGGAGTACGCCGACCTCATCTATAACGGCCTGTGGTTCTCCGCCCACAAGACTGACCTCGATGCTTATATCAAGAACAGTCAAAAATACGTCACCGGCACGGTGCGCCTCAAGCTGGAGCGCGGCGGCTTCCGCGTCGTCGGCCGCAAGTCGCCCTATTCCCTCTACAGTCACGGCCTGGCCACTTACGAGACAGGCGATAAATTCGACGCCTCAGCCGCCGTCGGCTTCATCAAAATCTGGGGTCTGCCGGTCAGGACGCAGGCGCGGGCGCAGACACTTAAAACCGAATAG